The following coding sequences lie in one Pseudomonas monsensis genomic window:
- the ttcA gene encoding tRNA 2-thiocytidine(32) synthetase TtcA produces MGTLTVNQNKLQKRLRRLAGEAVADFNMIEDGDKVMVCLSGGKDSYTMLDVLMHLQKVAPIKFEIVAVNMDQKQPGFPEHVLPAYLKELGVEYHIVEKDTYSVVKELVPEGKTTCSLCSRLRRGTLYTFADEIGATKMALGHHRDDIVETFFLNMFFNGTLKAMPPKLRADDGRNVVIRPLAYCNEKDIQAYSDFKAFPIIPCNLCGSQENLQRQVVKEMLQDWERKTPGRTESIFRSLQNVVPSQLADRNLFDFTSLKIDETAASRFVNVVNL; encoded by the coding sequence ATGGGCACTCTTACGGTCAACCAGAACAAACTGCAAAAGCGCCTGCGCCGCCTGGCCGGCGAAGCGGTCGCCGATTTCAACATGATCGAAGACGGCGACAAGGTCATGGTCTGCCTGTCCGGAGGCAAGGACAGCTACACCATGCTCGACGTGTTGATGCACCTGCAGAAGGTTGCACCGATCAAGTTCGAGATCGTCGCGGTGAACATGGACCAGAAGCAGCCGGGTTTCCCCGAGCACGTGCTGCCGGCCTACCTGAAAGAGCTGGGCGTCGAGTACCACATCGTCGAGAAAGACACCTACTCGGTGGTCAAGGAGCTGGTGCCGGAAGGCAAGACCACCTGCTCGTTGTGCTCGCGCCTGCGTCGCGGCACGCTGTACACCTTTGCCGACGAAATCGGCGCGACCAAAATGGCTCTCGGTCACCATCGCGATGACATCGTCGAGACGTTCTTCCTCAACATGTTCTTCAACGGCACCCTCAAGGCGATGCCGCCGAAACTGCGTGCCGATGACGGCCGTAACGTGGTAATTCGCCCGCTGGCCTACTGCAACGAGAAGGACATCCAGGCCTACTCGGACTTCAAGGCTTTCCCGATCATCCCGTGCAACCTCTGCGGTTCGCAGGAAAACCTGCAGCGTCAGGTGGTCAAGGAAATGCTTCAGGACTGGGAGCGCAAGACCCCGGGTCGAACCGAAAGCATCTTCCGCAGTCTGCAGAACGTGGTGCCGTCGCAACTGGCCGACCGCAATCTGTTCGACTTCACCAGCCTGAAGATCGACGAAACAGCGGCTTCGCGCTTCGTTAACGTCGTAAACCTGTAA
- a CDS encoding Yip1 family protein codes for MIHHVVGLFTHPDQEWKEIRGDQEESISHMYLTHTLILAAIPAVSAFIGTTQVGWVIGNRAPVMLTVESAIWMTVMSYLAMLGGVAVMGAFVHWMARTYDANPSLARCVAFATYTATPLFVGGLAALYPHMWLGMIVGTAAICYTVYLLYVGLPTFMNIPSDEGFLFSSSVLAVGLVVLVAIMAFTVIVWGLGVGPVYTN; via the coding sequence ATGATCCATCACGTAGTGGGACTGTTTACCCACCCCGATCAGGAATGGAAGGAGATCCGTGGCGACCAAGAGGAAAGCATCAGCCACATGTACCTGACCCACACGCTGATTCTCGCGGCGATTCCGGCCGTTTCGGCGTTTATCGGCACCACCCAGGTTGGCTGGGTGATCGGCAACCGGGCGCCGGTGATGCTCACCGTCGAAAGCGCGATCTGGATGACTGTGATGTCATACCTGGCGATGCTCGGCGGGGTCGCGGTGATGGGCGCATTCGTGCACTGGATGGCGCGCACCTATGACGCCAATCCGAGCCTGGCCCGTTGCGTCGCGTTCGCCACCTACACCGCGACGCCGCTGTTCGTCGGCGGCCTGGCGGCGCTGTATCCGCACATGTGGCTGGGGATGATCGTCGGCACGGCGGCCATTTGCTACACGGTCTACCTGCTGTACGTCGGGTTGCCGACGTTCATGAACATTCCCTCGGACGAAGGCTTTCTGTTTTCCAGCTCAGTGCTCGCGGTCGGTCTGGTGGTGCTGGTGGCCATCATGGCGTTCACCGTGATTGTCTGGGGCCTCGGCGTAGGGCCGGTGTATACCAACTGA
- a CDS encoding SprT family zinc-dependent metalloprotease — translation MPEQLNTRVEDCYQLAEAFFKRHFQRPVVSLKLRGQKAGVAHLHENLLRFNPQLYRENTEHFLKQTVAHEVAHLIAHQLFGDRIQPHGEEWQLIMRGVYELPPDRCHTYAVKRRSVTRYIYKCPCADSDFPFSAQRHSLVRQGRRYLCRRCRNTLVFSGEMRVE, via the coding sequence ATGCCCGAGCAACTCAATACCCGCGTCGAAGACTGTTACCAACTCGCAGAAGCCTTTTTCAAACGTCATTTCCAACGCCCCGTCGTCAGCCTCAAGCTGCGCGGGCAAAAAGCCGGTGTCGCGCATCTGCACGAGAACCTGCTGCGCTTCAACCCGCAGCTGTACCGGGAAAACACCGAACACTTCCTCAAGCAGACTGTGGCCCACGAAGTCGCGCACCTGATCGCCCATCAACTGTTCGGCGACCGCATCCAGCCACACGGCGAAGAGTGGCAACTGATCATGCGCGGGGTCTATGAACTGCCGCCGGATCGCTGCCACACCTACGCCGTCAAACGCCGCAGCGTGACCCGCTACATCTACAAATGCCCGTGTGCCGACAGTGATTTTCCGTTTTCGGCACAGCGTCATAGCCTGGTGCGCCAGGGCCGACGGTATTTGTGCCGTAGATGCCGCAACACCTTGGTATTCAGTGGTGAGATGCGGGTGGAATAG
- a CDS encoding CaiB/BaiF CoA transferase family protein, whose amino-acid sequence MSAPLASLKILDFSTLLPGPFASLLLADMGAEVLRIESPSRMDLLRVLPPHDQGVSASHAYLNRNKRSLALDLKQPEALEVIRQLLGDYDIVLEQFRPGVMERLGLGYEALKAINPKLIYVSITGYGQTGPYKDRAGHDINYLALAGLASYTGRADSGPLPLGMQVADIAGGSLHGVIGLLAAVIARQQSGQGTHLDVSMTDCAFSLHAMAGAGYLACDEEPHWEDQMLNGGSFYDYYRSRDGRWLSVGSLEPAFMQQLCAALGRQELAAQGLSPKPEQQRLLKDALKVEFEKHDFAELCELFAGVDACVEPVLNLSEAVLHPQLQARELVTQVPRGDGTTQAQIACPLKFSEALPAPRHVGAGLGQHTEQVLGELGFGAQRIAELRASKVIL is encoded by the coding sequence ATGTCTGCGCCGCTGGCCTCATTGAAGATTCTGGATTTCTCGACCCTGCTGCCAGGCCCGTTCGCCTCGCTGTTACTGGCGGACATGGGCGCCGAGGTGCTGCGCATTGAATCGCCGAGCCGTATGGATCTGCTGCGGGTGCTGCCGCCCCACGATCAGGGCGTGTCGGCCAGCCACGCTTATCTGAACCGCAACAAGCGCAGCCTCGCGCTGGATCTCAAGCAGCCCGAGGCGCTGGAGGTAATCAGGCAGTTGCTGGGCGACTACGACATTGTTCTGGAGCAGTTCCGCCCCGGAGTGATGGAGCGCCTGGGCCTGGGGTATGAAGCGTTGAAGGCGATCAACCCGAAGCTGATTTACGTGTCGATCACCGGTTACGGCCAGACCGGGCCGTATAAGGATCGCGCCGGGCATGACATCAACTACCTCGCACTGGCCGGGCTGGCCAGTTATACCGGTCGCGCCGACAGCGGTCCGTTGCCGCTGGGCATGCAGGTGGCGGATATCGCCGGTGGTTCGCTGCACGGCGTGATCGGCCTGCTGGCGGCGGTGATTGCCCGGCAACAGAGCGGGCAGGGCACCCATCTGGACGTGAGCATGACCGATTGCGCGTTCAGTCTGCACGCGATGGCCGGTGCCGGTTACCTGGCCTGTGACGAGGAACCGCACTGGGAAGACCAGATGCTCAATGGCGGCAGCTTCTATGACTATTACCGCTCGCGTGACGGGCGCTGGTTGTCGGTGGGCAGTCTGGAGCCGGCCTTCATGCAGCAACTGTGTGCGGCGTTGGGCCGGCAAGAGTTGGCGGCGCAAGGCTTGTCGCCCAAGCCCGAGCAGCAGCGGTTATTGAAGGACGCACTGAAAGTGGAATTCGAGAAACACGACTTTGCCGAGCTGTGTGAATTGTTCGCCGGGGTCGATGCCTGTGTCGAGCCGGTGCTGAATCTGAGCGAGGCGGTGCTGCATCCCCAGTTGCAGGCGCGTGAACTGGTGACCCAGGTGCCGCGTGGGGATGGTACGACGCAGGCGCAGATTGCCTGTCCGCTGAAATTCTCCGAGGCGCTGCCGGCACCGCGACATGTCGGGGCGGGGTTGGGGCAGCATACGGAGCAGGTGTTGGGCGAGTTGGGGTTTGGTGCGCAGCGGATTGCCGAGTTGCGTGCTTCCAAAGTCATTCTTTAG
- a CDS encoding dicarboxylate/amino acid:cation symporter yields MTTRQPLYKSLYFQVIIAIIIGIALGHYYPQFGVAVKPLGDGFIKLIKMIIAPIIFCTVVSGIAGMQNMKSVGKTGGYALLYFEIVSTIALLVGLVVVNIVQPGNGMHIDVSTLDASKVATYVAQGADQSVVGFLLNVIPTTIVGAFATGDILQVLMFSVIFGFALHRLGDYGRPILDFIDRFAHVMFNIINMIMKLAPIGAFGAMAFTIGAYGVGSLVQLGQLMICFYITCLAFILIVLGGIARMHGFSVLKMIRYIREELLIVLGTSSSESVLPRMLIKMERLGAKKSVVGLVIPTGYSFNLDGTAIYLTMAAVFIAQATDTHMDITHQITLLVVLLLSSKGAAGVTGSGFIVLAATLSAVGHLPVAGLALILGIDRFMSEARALTNLVGNAVATIVVAKWVKELDTDVLQSELASGGRGIADTRPEDDLGVAEGATPSNVK; encoded by the coding sequence ATGACGACTCGTCAGCCACTGTACAAATCCCTGTATTTCCAGGTGATCATCGCAATCATCATCGGTATTGCGCTCGGTCACTACTACCCGCAGTTCGGTGTCGCGGTAAAGCCACTGGGTGACGGGTTCATCAAACTGATCAAAATGATCATCGCCCCGATCATCTTCTGCACCGTGGTTTCCGGCATTGCCGGCATGCAGAACATGAAATCGGTCGGCAAGACCGGCGGTTACGCACTCCTGTATTTCGAAATCGTTTCGACCATCGCCCTGCTGGTCGGTCTGGTCGTGGTCAACATCGTGCAACCGGGCAACGGCATGCACATCGACGTCAGCACCCTGGACGCCTCGAAAGTCGCCACCTACGTGGCACAAGGCGCGGACCAGAGCGTTGTCGGCTTCCTGCTCAACGTGATCCCGACCACCATCGTCGGTGCATTCGCCACCGGTGACATCCTGCAAGTGTTGATGTTCTCGGTGATCTTCGGTTTCGCCTTGCATCGCCTGGGTGACTACGGTCGTCCGATCCTCGACTTCATTGATCGCTTCGCCCACGTGATGTTCAACATCATCAACATGATCATGAAGCTCGCGCCGATCGGTGCCTTCGGTGCCATGGCCTTCACCATCGGTGCCTACGGTGTCGGCTCGCTGGTGCAGCTGGGTCAACTGATGATCTGCTTCTACATCACCTGCCTGGCGTTCATCCTGATCGTGCTCGGCGGTATTGCCCGCATGCACGGTTTCAGCGTGCTGAAGATGATCCGCTACATCCGTGAAGAGCTGCTGATCGTACTGGGTACTTCGTCGTCGGAATCGGTACTGCCACGCATGCTGATCAAGATGGAGCGTCTGGGCGCGAAGAAGTCGGTTGTAGGTCTGGTGATCCCGACCGGTTACTCGTTCAACCTCGACGGCACCGCGATCTACCTGACCATGGCGGCCGTGTTCATTGCTCAGGCAACCGACACGCACATGGACATCACCCACCAGATCACCCTGCTGGTGGTGTTGCTGTTGTCCTCCAAAGGTGCGGCTGGCGTGACCGGTTCGGGCTTCATCGTACTGGCCGCTACCCTGTCGGCGGTCGGTCACCTGCCGGTGGCCGGTCTGGCGCTGATCCTCGGTATCGACCGCTTCATGTCCGAAGCCCGTGCCCTGACCAACCTGGTCGGCAACGCCGTCGCGACCATCGTGGTTGCCAAGTGGGTGAAAGAGCTGGACACCGACGTGCTGCAATCCGAGCTGGCCTCGGGCGGTCGTGGTATCGCTGACACCCGTCCTGAAGATGACCTGGGTGTGGCTGAAGGCGCGACCCCGAGCAACGTCAAGTAA
- a CDS encoding AraC family transcriptional regulator, with protein sequence MRERTIASHFARAALGGARRLGFDYSNLLSQLGISPELLDEPRARIAPEQFTRLIQNLWLALDDEYLGFGHAPSKPGSFAMMCHASIHCRNLEKALQRGLLFYSLFPQAPRLSLRREDEWVRLSLDDAQLWDPDHFLSESLLVIWHRLGSWMIGQRIRLEQATFSYPRPAHGAEYELLFPCSTTFGAGQSGLVFHSRYLHMPLLQDERTLKHFLERSPADLLSRPDDGDSLSSRLRRLLSRDSARWPDLEAVAAHLHISPQTLRRHLREEGTSFQALKDQLRRDIAIYHLGRADLSLQQIAEQLGFSEPSAFHRAFKKWTGLTPGAYRAQEQ encoded by the coding sequence ATGCGCGAACGCACCATCGCCAGTCATTTCGCCCGTGCTGCCCTCGGTGGCGCACGTCGCCTGGGTTTCGATTATTCGAACCTGCTGTCGCAACTGGGCATCAGCCCGGAATTGCTAGATGAACCCCGCGCGCGCATAGCTCCGGAACAATTCACCCGGTTGATCCAGAACCTGTGGCTGGCCCTGGACGACGAATACCTCGGTTTCGGCCATGCACCCAGCAAACCCGGCAGTTTCGCCATGATGTGCCATGCCTCGATTCACTGCCGCAATCTGGAGAAGGCACTGCAACGCGGTTTATTGTTTTATAGCCTATTCCCGCAAGCCCCGCGCCTGAGCCTGCGCCGTGAAGACGAATGGGTGCGCCTGAGTCTCGATGATGCGCAGCTATGGGATCCGGATCACTTTCTCAGCGAAAGCCTGCTGGTGATCTGGCATCGCCTGGGCAGTTGGATGATCGGCCAGCGGATTCGCCTCGAACAGGCCACGTTCAGCTACCCGCGCCCCGCCCATGGTGCGGAATACGAGTTGCTGTTCCCCTGCTCCACGACCTTCGGCGCCGGGCAGAGCGGTCTGGTCTTTCACAGCCGCTACCTGCACATGCCGTTGTTGCAGGACGAACGCACCCTCAAGCATTTCCTCGAGCGCTCCCCCGCCGACCTGCTCTCGCGCCCCGACGACGGCGACAGCCTCAGCAGCCGCCTGCGCCGCTTGCTCAGCCGCGACAGCGCGCGCTGGCCGGATCTGGAGGCGGTGGCCGCGCACCTGCACATCAGCCCGCAGACGTTGCGCCGGCATTTACGTGAGGAAGGCACCAGTTTTCAGGCGCTGAAAGATCAGTTGCGGCGGGATATCGCCATTTACCATTTGGGCCGCGCGGATCTGTCGTTGCAACAGATCGCCGAGCAGCTCGGGTTTTCCGAGCCGTCGGCGTTTCACCGGGCGTTCAAGAAGTGGACGGGGCTGACGCCGGGGGCTTATCGGGCGCAGGAGCAGTGA
- a CDS encoding ATP-binding protein — MIRSLRVRLMLAAATLAVLFMLALLPAMQGAFSLALQDSIEQRLASDVTTLISAARVENGRLLMPDQLPDERFNLTDFRLLGYIYDREGHLVWRSRATQEEQINYKPRYDGLGNEFARIRETNGQEFFVYDVEVKLLGGKNAAFSIVALQPVREYETTLEGLRENLYLGFGAALLVLLVLLWIGLSWGLKALRQLSQELDEIEGGTRESLTEQHPRELLRLTGSLNRLLLSERQQRSRYRDSLDDLAHSLKTPLAVLQGVSEDMAQRPKDLDQAWVLQSQIERMSQQISYQLQRASLRKSGLVRHQVRLQPVLKSLCDTLDKVYRDKRVRVAFDLPEHCYVPIEQGALLEMMGNLLENAYRLCLGEVRISVRETLAGVELCVEDDGPGVPPDQRARILERGERLDRQHPGQGIGLAVVKDIIESYNAKLMLGDSPMGGAAFRIHFPAV; from the coding sequence TTGATTCGTTCCCTTCGCGTTCGCTTGATGCTCGCCGCCGCCACGTTGGCGGTGTTGTTCATGCTGGCGTTGCTTCCGGCGATGCAAGGTGCGTTCAGTCTCGCGCTGCAGGATTCGATCGAGCAGCGTCTGGCTTCGGACGTCACCACGTTGATTTCCGCGGCGCGGGTCGAGAACGGTCGGCTGCTGATGCCCGATCAGTTGCCGGACGAGCGTTTCAACCTCACCGACTTCCGCTTGCTCGGCTACATCTACGACCGCGAAGGGCATCTGGTCTGGCGTTCGCGAGCCACCCAGGAAGAACAGATCAATTACAAACCGCGCTACGATGGACTCGGCAACGAGTTCGCGCGGATTCGCGAGACCAACGGTCAGGAATTCTTCGTCTATGACGTTGAAGTCAAACTGCTTGGCGGCAAAAACGCAGCGTTCAGCATCGTCGCCCTGCAACCGGTGCGCGAATACGAAACCACCCTCGAAGGCCTGCGCGAGAATCTCTATCTGGGTTTTGGCGCGGCGCTGCTGGTATTGCTGGTATTGCTCTGGATCGGCCTGTCCTGGGGCCTCAAGGCCTTGCGTCAGCTCAGCCAGGAACTCGATGAAATCGAAGGCGGCACTCGCGAAAGCCTGACTGAACAACACCCGCGCGAACTGTTGCGCCTGACCGGCTCGCTCAACCGTTTGCTGCTCAGCGAGCGGCAACAGCGCAGCCGCTATCGCGACTCCCTGGATGATCTGGCGCACAGCCTGAAAACCCCGTTGGCCGTGCTGCAAGGGGTCAGTGAAGACATGGCCCAGCGCCCCAAGGACCTCGATCAGGCCTGGGTCCTGCAAAGCCAGATCGAACGCATGAGCCAGCAGATCAGCTATCAACTGCAACGCGCCAGCCTGCGCAAAAGCGGTCTGGTGCGCCATCAGGTGCGGCTACAGCCGGTGTTGAAAAGCCTGTGCGACACCCTCGACAAGGTGTATCGCGACAAACGTGTGCGCGTGGCGTTTGATCTGCCGGAGCATTGTTATGTGCCGATCGAGCAGGGCGCTCTGCTGGAGATGATGGGTAACCTGCTGGAGAACGCCTATCGTCTGTGCCTGGGGGAAGTGCGCATCAGCGTGCGCGAGACCCTGGCCGGGGTCGAATTGTGCGTCGAGGACGATGGCCCGGGCGTGCCACCTGATCAGCGTGCGCGAATTCTCGAGCGTGGCGAGCGCCTGGATCGTCAGCATCCGGGGCAGGGCATCGGGCTGGCGGTGGTCAAGGACATCATCGAGAGTTACAACGCCAAACTGATGCTGGGGGATTCGCCGATGGGCGGGGCGGCGTTCAGGATTCATTTTCCGGCGGTTTAG
- a CDS encoding response regulator transcription factor, with product MKLLVVEDEALLRHHLQTRLTESGHVVESVANAEEALYQTGQFNFDLAVIDLGLPGMGGLDLIRQLRSGGKAFPILILTARGNWQDKVEGLAAGADDYLVKPFQFEELDARLNALLRRSSGFTQSTIVAGPLLLDLNRKQASLDEEPLALTAYEYRILEYLMRHHQQVVPKDRLMEQLYPDDDERDPNVIEVLVGRLRRKLEGPAGFKPIDTVRGLGYLFNERCT from the coding sequence ATGAAATTGTTGGTCGTCGAAGATGAAGCGCTGTTGCGTCATCACCTGCAAACCCGCCTCACGGAGAGCGGTCACGTGGTCGAGTCCGTGGCCAATGCCGAAGAGGCGCTGTACCAGACCGGACAGTTCAACTTCGATCTGGCGGTGATCGATCTGGGCTTGCCGGGCATGGGCGGTCTCGACCTGATTCGCCAGTTGCGCTCCGGCGGCAAGGCTTTCCCGATCCTGATCCTCACCGCGCGCGGCAACTGGCAGGACAAGGTCGAAGGCCTCGCCGCCGGCGCCGACGACTATCTGGTCAAGCCGTTCCAGTTCGAAGAACTCGATGCGCGGCTGAATGCCCTGTTGCGCCGCTCCAGCGGGTTCACCCAATCGACCATCGTCGCCGGGCCGTTGTTGCTCGACCTGAATCGCAAACAGGCATCGCTGGATGAAGAGCCGCTGGCGTTGACGGCCTACGAATACCGCATCCTTGAATACCTGATGCGGCACCACCAGCAAGTGGTGCCCAAGGATCGCTTGATGGAACAGCTTTACCCGGATGACGACGAACGCGATCCGAATGTCATCGAAGTGCTGGTCGGCCGTTTGCGCCGCAAGCTCGAAGGCCCGGCCGGGTTCAAACCGATCGACACCGTGCGGGGTCTCGGCTACCTGTTCAATGAGCGCTGCACTTGA
- a CDS encoding dienelactone hydrolase family protein, which yields MRLFLALTLLAVSSLANAAIKTQEIPYQSADGTQLIGYYAYDDAIKGKRPGVVVVHEWWGLNDYAKRRARDLAGLGYSALAIDMYGEGKNTEHPKDAMAFMQAATQNAAAASKRFEAGLDLLKKQPQTDINKIAAIGYCFGGGVVLNAARQGVPLAGVVSFHGALATTTPATPGSVRAKILVEHGALDSMVSADNVTAFKAEMDKAGADYTFVSLNGAKHGFTNPDADRLSHGEHGGPDIGYNKAADEKSWADMKAFFQKIFS from the coding sequence ATGCGCCTGTTCCTCGCACTCACCCTGCTCGCTGTCAGCAGCCTGGCCAACGCCGCGATCAAGACTCAGGAGATTCCCTACCAGAGCGCCGACGGCACACAACTGATCGGCTATTACGCCTACGACGACGCGATCAAGGGCAAGCGCCCGGGCGTGGTGGTGGTGCATGAATGGTGGGGCCTGAACGATTACGCCAAGCGCCGCGCCCGCGACCTCGCCGGGCTGGGTTACAGCGCACTGGCGATCGACATGTACGGCGAAGGCAAGAACACCGAGCACCCGAAGGATGCGATGGCGTTCATGCAGGCCGCGACTCAGAACGCGGCCGCTGCGAGCAAGCGTTTCGAGGCCGGGCTGGATCTGCTGAAAAAACAGCCGCAGACCGACATTAATAAAATCGCCGCCATCGGCTATTGCTTCGGCGGTGGCGTGGTCCTGAACGCTGCGCGCCAGGGTGTGCCGCTGGCAGGTGTGGTGAGTTTCCATGGTGCACTGGCAACCACGACCCCGGCCACGCCCGGCAGTGTGAGGGCAAAGATTCTGGTCGAACATGGCGCGCTGGACAGCATGGTCAGCGCCGACAACGTCACCGCGTTCAAGGCGGAAATGGACAAGGCCGGTGCCGACTACACGTTCGTCAGCCTCAACGGCGCCAAACATGGTTTCACCAATCCGGATGCCGACCGCTTGAGCCACGGCGAACACGGTGGCCCGGATATCGGCTACAACAAGGCCGCCGATGAAAAATCCTGGGCGGACATGAAGGCGTTTTTCCAGAAAATCTTCAGCTGA
- a CDS encoding 4'-phosphopantetheinyl transferase family protein yields the protein MNVSPILPACCTPLDAHWPLPNVLPDTVLLSTHFDPAQLLGDDFQRSAVVPPPSIQRSVAKRQAEFLAGRICARAALQQLQGAGVVPPIGEDRAPVWPPHICGSITHSTGRAAAIVANKQHWRGLGMDLENLLDSERAERLAGEILTPAELQRMAAGSPEQLGLCVTLTFSVKESLFKALYPIVQQRFYFEHAEVLEWTAQGHVRLRLLTDLSAEWRHGTELEAQFGVQEGQLLSLVSIPA from the coding sequence ATGAATGTCAGCCCGATCCTTCCCGCCTGCTGCACCCCGCTCGACGCCCACTGGCCGTTGCCAAACGTCTTGCCCGACACCGTCCTGCTCAGCACCCATTTCGACCCGGCGCAACTGCTCGGGGATGATTTCCAGCGCAGCGCCGTCGTGCCGCCGCCGAGTATTCAGCGTTCGGTCGCCAAGCGTCAGGCCGAGTTTCTGGCCGGGCGTATCTGCGCCCGTGCGGCGCTGCAACAACTGCAAGGCGCAGGGGTTGTCCCGCCGATTGGCGAAGATCGCGCACCCGTGTGGCCGCCGCACATCTGCGGCTCGATCACCCACAGCACCGGGCGTGCGGCGGCGATAGTCGCCAACAAACAGCACTGGCGCGGCCTGGGCATGGACCTGGAAAACCTGCTCGACAGCGAGCGCGCCGAACGCCTCGCCGGAGAAATCCTGACGCCGGCGGAATTGCAGCGCATGGCCGCCGGCTCGCCAGAGCAGTTGGGCCTGTGCGTGACGCTGACTTTTTCGGTGAAAGAAAGCCTGTTCAAGGCGCTGTATCCGATCGTGCAACAGCGTTTCTATTTCGAGCACGCTGAAGTGCTGGAGTGGACGGCGCAAGGTCACGTGCGACTGCGGCTGCTGACCGATCTGTCCGCAGAATGGCGTCATGGCACTGAGCTGGAGGCGCAATTTGGGGTGCAGGAGGGGCAGTTGTTGAGTCTGGTGAGCATCCCTGCCTGA
- a CDS encoding ATP-binding protein yields the protein MNSIFLRIYGGMCAALILVAVLGVLALNLLNQVRSEQYRERLAHGTFSLMADNLQPMNETERHRALLVWERLLGIPLALKKFAETDLDLAQRTRVQRGQALVEQTGPHAARVFRLVSDKEQLVLVGEVQQISEQLARATIYLLADELVRVPVGEQPRRLAQIKEEKGFGFDLRLVTVEDADMDEDQSRRVAEGDTVMALGKGGDSIRVFAGMVGTPWVLEIGPLYQMNPYPPQWLVLIAALGLSLIGLIVYLLVRQLERRLRGLEAAATRIAKGSLETRVPARGADSVGRLASAFNKMAEHLQQLLAIQRELVRAVSHELRTPVARLRFGLEMIGSATTPQALEKYREGMDHDIEDLDKLVDEMLTYARLEQGSPALTFQRIDLDALVNQVIEELAPLRAEVTVQRGLCLSAADNDGAWVEAEPRYLHRALQNLVSNAMRHARSKVTVSYQVGQLRCRVDVEDDGPGVPEVAWERIFTPFLRLDDSRTRASGGHGLGLSIVRRIIHWHDGRAIIGKSKSLGGACFSLSWPRNQERR from the coding sequence GTGAACTCGATCTTCCTGCGCATCTACGGTGGCATGTGCGCGGCGCTGATTCTGGTGGCGGTGCTCGGCGTGCTGGCGCTGAACCTGCTCAATCAGGTGCGCAGCGAGCAGTACCGCGAGCGTCTGGCCCACGGCACGTTTTCGTTGATGGCCGACAACCTGCAACCGATGAACGAAACCGAGCGGCATCGTGCCTTGCTGGTGTGGGAACGATTGCTCGGCATTCCGCTGGCACTGAAAAAGTTTGCCGAGACCGACCTCGATCTGGCTCAGCGCACCCGCGTGCAGCGCGGCCAGGCCTTGGTAGAACAGACTGGCCCACACGCGGCCAGGGTCTTCCGGCTGGTCAGTGATAAAGAACAGCTTGTGCTGGTGGGGGAAGTGCAGCAGATCAGCGAACAACTGGCCCGGGCGACGATTTACCTGCTGGCCGATGAACTGGTGCGCGTGCCGGTCGGCGAACAGCCCAGGCGTCTTGCGCAGATAAAGGAAGAGAAAGGCTTCGGTTTTGATCTGCGCCTGGTCACCGTGGAAGACGCCGACATGGACGAAGACCAGAGCCGCCGCGTCGCCGAGGGCGATACGGTGATGGCGCTGGGCAAGGGCGGCGATTCGATCCGGGTGTTCGCCGGCATGGTCGGTACGCCGTGGGTGCTGGAAATCGGCCCGTTGTATCAGATGAATCCGTATCCGCCGCAATGGCTGGTGCTGATCGCGGCGCTCGGGCTGAGCCTGATCGGCCTGATCGTTTACCTGTTGGTGCGTCAGCTCGAGCGCCGCTTGCGTGGCCTCGAAGCCGCCGCCACGCGGATCGCCAAGGGCAGTCTGGAAACCCGCGTGCCGGCGCGCGGCGCCGACTCGGTCGGGCGGCTGGCGTCAGCCTTCAACAAAATGGCCGAGCACTTGCAGCAGTTGCTGGCCATCCAGCGTGAACTGGTGCGGGCGGTGTCCCACGAATTGCGCACGCCGGTGGCGCGTCTGCGTTTCGGTCTGGAAATGATCGGCTCGGCGACCACGCCGCAGGCGCTGGAAAAGTACCGCGAAGGCATGGATCACGATATCGAGGACCTCGATAAGCTGGTCGATGAAATGCTCACTTACGCACGTCTGGAACAGGGTTCGCCGGCGCTGACGTTCCAGCGCATTGATCTGGATGCGCTGGTCAATCAAGTCATCGAGGAACTGGCGCCGTTGCGTGCCGAAGTCACGGTGCAGCGGGGGTTGTGTCTGTCTGCTGCCGATAATGACGGGGCCTGGGTCGAGGCCGAGCCGCGTTATCTGCACCGGGCGCTGCAGAATCTGGTGAGCAACGCCATGCGCCATGCGCGTTCGAAGGTCACGGTGAGTTATCAGGTCGGGCAGTTGCGTTGTCGGGTCGATGTCGAGGATGACGGGCCAGGTGTGCCGGAGGTGGCGTGGGAGCGGATTTTCACGCCGTTCCTGCGCCTGGATGACAGCCGGACGCGAGCGTCGGGCGGGCACGGTCTGGGGTTGTCGATCGTGCGCCGGATCATCCATTGGCATGACGGCCGGGCGATCATTGGCAAGAGCAAGAGTCTGGGAGGGGCGTGTTTCAGCCTGAGCTGGCCGAGGAATCAGGAGCGACGTTGA